CACCGGCTCGAAGTCGTAGGTCTCACCCACCACGCAGTCGGGCAGGTCGCCCTCGGACTCGTCGACCGCCTCCTGGGTGATCACCGCGGACTGCGGCGGCAGCACCGCGACGGTCTGGACGGCACCGCTGCGCGTGACCTTGAGGATGGCGTTGGCGGCGGCGTCGGCGACGTACCAGCTGCCGTTGGCCCCGTTGGCGACCGCGTAGGGGTGCGACTCGACGATGCCGGTGTACTGGTCCAGCTGCGGTGCCTCGCAGCCGTCGGGCTTGTCCTGCAGGCCGTAGGTCTGGTTCCGGTCCGGGTTGCGGCGCTCCTCGTGGGCCTGGAGGTCGGCCAGGGTCCGCACGACACCGTTGGCCTGCAGGAGCCGCAGCTTGGCCACGGGGTTGTCCTCGCTGAAGCGCGACAGGGTGAACGCCACGGCGTCACCACGCGTGTCCACGCCGGCGATCTCGACCTTGCCTCCCTTGAGTGAGACCAGGTCCACCACGCTGCCGTTGTTGCGCAGCCGGGACAGCTTCGTCTGCTTCTGTCCCGACAGGTTGCTCTGCGAGAAGAACACCCCACGGTCCGTGGCGTCCAGCTGCAGCGGGCCGTCGAGCCCGTCGGCGAGGACCTCCGCCGATGGTTCGCTCGGTATCCCTGCTCCGGCTGGTCCGGCCGCGACCAAGGCGGCGGCTGAGATGGTCGTTGCGACAAGAAGTCCTGCTCGGCGCATGGGTTTCCCTCCCCGTGTTGATGACAGTCCCCCGAGACAAGCAGCCCCCACGGGGGACGGACCAGGGACCATCAGCCGTATCGGTCGGGACCCTGTGTGTGACCTCCAGGGGCCGGACGTCAGTCGGTGAGGTCGAGGACGCTGTCGGCGAGGACCGGTGCTCCGTCGCGCTCTGCGTCGTCGGAGGCGACGACGGCCCGCACCAGCAGGCGGTCGCGGTCGGGGTCGCGCCACGCCAGCGTGCGGATCGACTCGCCCGGGAGGACGACGCCGGCGAATCGGGCCGAGAAGGCGCCCACGCGCGTGACGTCGGAGTCGAGGAGCGAGGTCACCAGCGTGCCCAGCACGATGCCGTAGGAGCAGAGGCCGTGCAGGATCGGGGCGGGGAAGCCGGCGTCGGCGGCGAATCCCGGGTCGGCGTGGAGCGGGTTGCGGTCGCCGCAGAGCCGGTAGAGCAGGGCCTGGTGCGGCGTGACGGCGTACGACGTGTCCAGGTCGGGCTCGCGGTCGGGGACCGGCACCGAGGTCGAGGGACCGCGCTCGCCGCCGAAGCCGCCCTCGCCGCGCACGAAGATGCTGCTCGTCGTGGTGAACAGCGGGTCGCCGGAGTCGTCGACGGCGACGCCCTCCTGGACGATGACGGCCGCCTTGCCTTTGTCCCACACGTCGCTGATGCGGGTGGTCAGGGTGGCGGAGCCGGCGGACGGCAGCGGCCGGTGCAGGCGGACGGACTGGCTGCCGTGCACGACCTGCGACAGGGAGATGTCGACGCCGGGCATGTCCAACGACGGCGCGGCGGTCTCGTGGAAGGAGGGGGCCACGATCCCGAAGGACGGCAGCACCTGGAGCGGGCCCGCGAGCCCGTCCTCGGTGGTGAACGTCAGCGCCGCGGGGTCGAGGTGGTCGCCCTCGCGGGAGCCGAGGCCGACGGCGAGGTGGTAGAGCAGCACGTCGGACGACGTCCACGAGAACGACCGGGTGGGCAGCTCGGCGCCGACGGCCAGTGTCGGGTCGATGGGCACGTCAGGCCCCTGGGTGCGTGCGGTCGGCGGCGAGGTCGAGGGCGGCGAGGCGGCCGAAGGTCAGGGCCGGGCCGATGGTGCCGCCGGGGCCGGGGTAGGTCCGCCCCATCACGGCCGCGGAGCAGTTGCCGGCGGCGTAGAGGCCGGCGATCACCGAGCCGTCGGGGCGCAGCACGCGGGCCCGCTCGTCGGTGACCAGCCCGCCCTTGGTCCCGAGGTCGCCGGGCACCATCTTCACGGCGTAGAAGGGCGCCTGGTCGATGGCGTGCAGCGACGGGTTCGGCGTGACGGTCGGGTCGGAGTAGTACTGGTCGTAGACGCTCTCGCCGCGGCCGAAGTCCTCGTCGACCCCGTTGCGGGCGAAGCCGTTGAAGCGCTCGAGCGTGGCGGTCAGGTTGGCTGCCGGCACGCCGATCTGCTCGGCGAGTCCCTCGACGGTGTCGCTGCGCACAATCGTGCCGTGCTTGAGCCACCGTCCCGGGAAGGGCTGGCGCGGGCCGAGGCCGGCGAAGAGGTAGCGGTTGCGGTAGCGCTGGTCGAGCACCATCCAGCACGGCACGTGGGAGACGCCGGTCGCCTCGCCGTCGTACATCGCGTGCACGGCGTCGACGTACGGCGCGGCCTCGTTGACGAAGCGCCGGCCGTCGGCGTTGACCATGATCGAGCCGGGCAGGTTGCGCTCGGCCAGGCAGAACCACGGGCCGCGGGGCAGCACGAACGTCGGTCCCCACCAGGCGTCGTCCATGAGGTCGGTCTCGGCGCCCGCGGCGATGCCGGCAAGGATGCCGCCGCCGGTGTTCGACGGGGCGCCGGTGGTCCACTCGGTGGTGATGGGGGAGGGCTGGAACTTCTGTCGCATCTCCAGGTTGTGCTCGAAGCCGCCGCTGCCGAGCACGACCCCGCGGCGCACCCGCACCACGTGCTCGACGCCGTCGCGCAGCAGCCGGGCGCCCACGACCCGGTCGTCGGCGAGCACCAGCTCGCTGAGCTCGGTGTCGTACCAGAGCGGCACGTCGAGGTCGAGGAGGCCCTTGCGCAGGCCGATGGCCAGGGCGTTGCCCATGCCGTGCATGCGGCGCCCGAGCGCGACGGCCAGGAGCCGGCGCAGGAAGACCTTCAGCGCGGTGAGCGGGCCGCGCGCGGTGCGCAGCCCGAGCGAGAGCCAGCGGTAGTTGGCCTGGGTGACGACGAGGTTGGCCGGCGCCTGCGTGTACGGCGGGTGGAGCCGCTCGAGCTCGTCGCCGAGGACCCGGCCGTCGAGCGGCACCGGCTCGACGCTGCGCCCGCCCGGACGCCCGCCGGGGGCCTCCGGGTAGTAGTCGGCGTAGTCGGTCACCCAGCGGAACCGCACCGGGGTGCGGGCGCGGATGAAGTCCATGACCTCGGGTCCGCGCTCGAGGTAGGTGTCGCGCCTGGTCTTGGGAACGTCGTCGCCCACGATGCTGTCGAGGTAGGTCTTGGCCGCCTCGAGGGTGTCGTCGCCGAAGGCCGCGTCGAGCGCGTAGTTGCGCGGGATCCAGACCCCGCCGCCGGACCGGGCCGTGGACCCGCCGAACCACGGGCTCTTCTCGACCAGCAGGGTCTCGAGGCCCTCGTCGGCCGCTGTCAGGGCGGCGGCCATGCCGGCCCCGCCGGCCCCCACGACCAGCACGTCGACGACGGTCTCCTCGGGCTCACCCATGCCCAAAACTGTAACAGGTTCCACTTTTCGTCCTGCCGTCCTGGAACCGAACAAGAACGTGTTCTAGTATCGGGAGTCAGAGCCGTCCCTGGCTCGCCCGAGCCCGAGGAGTCGCCATGACCGCCCAGGTCCTCGACGGAGTCCGCGACCTGCTGCCCACCTTCCGCTCCCGCGCGGAGGAGACCGAGCGGCTGCGCGTGATCCCCGACGCCAACGTCAAGGAGCTCGCCGAGACCGGCTTCTTCAAGCTGCTCCAGCCGCGGCGCTACGACGGCTTCGAGTCCGACCCGGTGGACTTCTACACCGCCGTCAAGGAGATCGCCGGTGCCTGCGGCTCGACCGGCTGGGTCTCGGCCGTCGTCGGCGTCCACCCCTGGCAGGTCGCGCTGTTCTCCGACGAGGCGCAGCAGGCGGTGTGGGGCGAGGACACCGACACCCGGCTGTCGTCGTCGTACGCGCCGACCGGCAAGGCCGTGATCACCGACGGCGGCTTCACCCTGAGCGGGCGCTGGAGCTTCTCCTCCGGCTCCGACCACTGCCAGTGGGTGCTGCTCGGTGGGTTGGTGCTCAACCCCGAGGGTCAGGTCGTCGACTTCCGGACCTTCATGGTGCCGCGGCGCGACTACACGATCGAGGACGTCTGGAACACCGTCGGCCTGCGGGGCACCGGCTCCAACGACGTCGTGGTCGAGGACGTCTTCGTGCCGGAGGCGTTCACGCTGTCGATGTCGGACACCGGGCGCTGCTTCGGCCCGGGCCAGGAGGTCAACCCCTCCGACCTCTACAAGCTGCCGTTCCACTCGGTCTTCACGATGACGATCTCGACGCCGCTGGTGGGCATGGCCTACGGCGCCTACGAGGAGCACGTCGAGATGCAGCGCAAGCGTGTGCGGGCGGCGTACCTCGCGGAGAAGACCGCCAACGACCCCTACGCCACCGTGCGCATCGCGCGGGCCTCCAACGAGATCGACGCGGCCTGGGTGCTGCAGGTGCACAACCTGCGTCAGCTCCAGGCGTGCGTGGACCGCGGCGAGCGGATCCCGCTCGAGCTGCGCCTGCGCGTACGACGCGACCAGGTGATCGCCAGCGAGCGGGCCATCCGTGCCATCGACACGATGTTCGAGTCCTCCGGCGGCCGCGCGCTGGCCGAGGGCACCTACCTGCAGCGGGCGTGGCGCGACGCGCACGCCGGCCGGGTGCACGCCGCCAACGACCCCGAGCGGGCGCTGTCGATGTACGGCTCGCTGGCCTTCGGCCACAAGATCGACCCCGGGATGTACTGACGTGGGCGAGCCGCAGGCTGTCCTCACCCGCGAGTCCACGCGCCACAAGGCGGAGGTCCGCGGGATCACGCTGAGCTACCACGAGGCCTCCCCGACGGTCGAGCCGGTCGAACCCGTCGAGACCCCGCCCCTCGTCATGCTGCACGGCGGCGGGCCGGGCGCGTCGGCGTGGAGCAACTTCGGCGCCGCGCTGCCGGGCTTCGCCGAGGACTTCCGCACGATCCTGGTCGACCAGCCCGGGTTCGGGTGGTCCGACAAGCCCGACGTGGTCGGCAACTACTACCGCTTCGCCGCCGAGCACGTGCTGGCGCTGCTCGACGAGCTCGGGATCGAGCGCTGCCACCTGCTGGGCAACAGCCTCGGCGGCGGGACGGCGATGCGGCTCGCGCTGATGGCGCCGGACCGGGTCGCGCGACTGGTCCTCATGGGACCGGGCGGGCTGTCGCTGAACCTCTTCCACGCCGACCCGACCGAGGGTGTCCAGCGGCTGATGGACTTCTCCGCGAATCCCTCGCGCGAGGCGCTGCGGGCGTTCGTCTCGACGATGGTGGTCGACCAGCGTCTGGTGACCGACGAGCTGATCGAGGAGCGGTACGCCGACGCGACGGCGCCCGGCGCCCGCGAGGCCATGACCAGCATGGGGATGAGCTTCTTCGACCCCGCGACGGCCGAGGACGGCATGCTGTGGCGCGAGGCGCACCGGCTGCGCCACCACACGCTGCTGACGTGGGGCCGGGAGGACCGGGTCAACCCGCTCGACGGGGCGTTGGCGGCGCTGAAGCTGATCCCGCGGGCGCGGCTGCACGTCTTCCCCCGCTGCGGGCACTGGGCGCAGATCGAGGCGGCCGAGGAGTTCCGCGAGGTGGCGACCGGCTTCCTCGCCGCGCACCGCGAGCGGGTCTCGACGAGCTCGACCACCGGAGGGCATTCGTGAGCATCGACATCCGCTCCCTGGGCTACGTCCGGGTCGACAGCACCGACCTCGACCAGTGGCGGCACTTCGGCGGCAAGGTCCTCGGCCTTGCCGAGGGGCGCGGGCCGGACCCGGAGAACCTCTACTTCCGCATGGACGAGCTCTCCGCCCGCATCGTCGTCGCGCCGGGCGCGCAGGACCGCCTCGCCGCCATGGGCTGGGAGGTCGCCGACCACCACGCGCTGTCGGCGGCGGTGGACCACCTCAAGCACCACGGGGTGGAGGTGGAGTCGGCCACCCCCGAGGAGCTGGCGGAGCGCCGCGTCGAGGGCATGGTCCGCTTCGCCGACCCCTTCGAGAACGTCTTCGAGCTCTACCACGGGGCGACGTACGAGATGCGGCCGGTGGTGACGCCGTACGCCCAGACCTTCGTGACCGGTGAGCAGGGGATGGGGCACATCGTCGTACCGGTGGGCGACGACGTGGAGGCGCTGCGCTTCTACACCGACGTGCTCGGCTTCCGGCTGCGCGACTCGATGCGGATGCCGGGGGAGTTCGTCGGCAAGGAGCCGGGCTCGACGGTGTGGCTGCGCTTCCTGGGCTGCAACCCGCGCCACCACAGCCTGGCCTTCCTGCCGATGCCCAACCCGAGCAAGTGCGTGCACATCATGGTGGAGGTCGAGCGGCTCGACGACGTCGGTCGCGCGCTGGAGCGGGTGCGGAAGCACCAGGCACCCCTCAGTGCGACACTGGGACGACACATGAACGACCAGATGGTGTCGTTCTACGTGAAGTCGCCAGGAGGGTTCGACGTGGAGTACGGCTGCGAGGGGCTGCAGGTCGACGACGACCGCTGGGTCGCGCGCGAGTCCACGGCGGTCAGCTACTGGGGTCACCACTTCGGCGGCAGCTGATGGCCGAGGACCTCGAGCCGCCGGAGGGCATGAACCCGCTGGCCCGCCAGACGTGGCCCTCGCCCGAGCTGATCGACCAGTTCATCCCGGCCTTCGACTTCCACTTCCGGCTCGGCGAGGACACGCCGCTGCCGGACGACCCGGAGGCGCTGGCCCAGGCCCGCCACTTCCGTGACGTGCTCGGCCTCTTCGCGACCGGGGTGACCGTGGTGACGTCGATGAGCGACGGCGAGCCGGTCGGCATGACGTGCCAGTCGTTCACCTCGGTGTCGCTGTCCCCGCCGCTGGTGCTGTTCTGCCCCTCGCGCACGTCGCGGGCGTGGCCGCTGATGCACCGGGCCGGGCACTTCTGCGTCAACATCCTCAGCGACGGCCAGCACGAGCTGTCGAACGCGATGGCCACCAAGGGCAGCGAGAAGTTCGACGGTGTCGGCTGGAGCCTGTCGAAGACGGGTGCGCCGCTGCTGGACGGCGTCGCCGGCTACGTCGACTGCACGGTCCAGGCGGTGCACGAGGCCGGCGACCACTACGTCGTCATCGGACGCGTCCAGGACCTCGGCCACGGCGAAGCCCCTCTCGAGCCCCAGCCCCTGCTGTTCCACCGCGGCCGCTACACCGCTCCGCGCGACGCCTGAGCGAGCGTCGACCCGCGGCCCGACGTCGTACACCGGTGGCTGTCGCAGCGACCCGACGCCGTTCGTAGGGTGAGTAGCGGCGGGCACCGGGCCTGCCCGACGAAGGGGAGCAGGCATGCCTCACTACCTCATCCATTTCAACCAGCAGTGGGTCGGCGACCACGACGAGGCGTGGTTCCAGACCCGGGTCGAGCCGTCCACGGCGGTCGTCCGGGAGATGCAGGAGCGGGGCGTCCTGGTCTACGCCGGCGGGCTGGTCGAGGAGCTCGAGGAGGCGGCCAGCGCGGACGCGACGAGCGGCGAGCTGGTCGTGACCGACGGGCCCTTCACCGAGACCAAGGAGTGGCTCGGAGGGCTGACGATCGTGGACGTGCCCGATGACGCGTCGGCTCGCGCGTGGGCGGGACGGGTCGCGGAGGGGTGCGGCTGGCCCCAGGAGGTACGCCGCTTCAAGGACGGCTCGTTGCAGGCGGTCACCCGCGAGGGGTGAGACCTGGCCCCGCGTCGCTTGCGGTGCTCACGCCCGGACGAGCGCGCTCTCGTCGAGGTCGCGGTGGTGCCCGACGCCGGCGATGGTGAGGGTGATCTCGGTCTCGGCGAGGAGCGTGCGGAGCATGTGCGTGACGCCGTCCTCGCCGGCGAGCGCGAGGCCGTGCACGTAGGGGCGGCCGACGAGCACGGCGTCGGCCCCCAGCGCCAGGGCCCGGAAGACGTCGGTCCCGGTGCGGG
This DNA window, taken from Nocardioides sp. HDW12B, encodes the following:
- a CDS encoding ScyD/ScyE family protein — protein: MVPGPSPVGAACLGGLSSTRGGKPMRRAGLLVATTISAAALVAAGPAGAGIPSEPSAEVLADGLDGPLQLDATDRGVFFSQSNLSGQKQTKLSRLRNNGSVVDLVSLKGGKVEIAGVDTRGDAVAFTLSRFSEDNPVAKLRLLQANGVVRTLADLQAHEERRNPDRNQTYGLQDKPDGCEAPQLDQYTGIVESHPYAVANGANGSWYVADAAANAILKVTRSGAVQTVAVLPPQSAVITQEAVDESEGDLPDCVVGETYDFEPVPTDVQVRGGSLFATLLPGGPEDPSLGARGALVEIDLASGDVDEVASGFAAATNLALAGPNKAYVTELFGGAVTAVNLTTGATTPYAQRELPAAVDVHDGQVFLTEGIFGPGRIVRLGGDLVN
- a CDS encoding MaoC/PaaZ C-terminal domain-containing protein — encoded protein: MPIDPTLAVGAELPTRSFSWTSSDVLLYHLAVGLGSREGDHLDPAALTFTTEDGLAGPLQVLPSFGIVAPSFHETAAPSLDMPGVDISLSQVVHGSQSVRLHRPLPSAGSATLTTRISDVWDKGKAAVIVQEGVAVDDSGDPLFTTTSSIFVRGEGGFGGERGPSTSVPVPDREPDLDTSYAVTPHQALLYRLCGDRNPLHADPGFAADAGFPAPILHGLCSYGIVLGTLVTSLLDSDVTRVGAFSARFAGVVLPGESIRTLAWRDPDRDRLLVRAVVASDDAERDGAPVLADSVLDLTD
- the kstD gene encoding 3-oxosteroid 1-dehydrogenase is translated as MGEPEETVVDVLVVGAGGAGMAAALTAADEGLETLLVEKSPWFGGSTARSGGGVWIPRNYALDAAFGDDTLEAAKTYLDSIVGDDVPKTRRDTYLERGPEVMDFIRARTPVRFRWVTDYADYYPEAPGGRPGGRSVEPVPLDGRVLGDELERLHPPYTQAPANLVVTQANYRWLSLGLRTARGPLTALKVFLRRLLAVALGRRMHGMGNALAIGLRKGLLDLDVPLWYDTELSELVLADDRVVGARLLRDGVEHVVRVRRGVVLGSGGFEHNLEMRQKFQPSPITTEWTTGAPSNTGGGILAGIAAGAETDLMDDAWWGPTFVLPRGPWFCLAERNLPGSIMVNADGRRFVNEAAPYVDAVHAMYDGEATGVSHVPCWMVLDQRYRNRYLFAGLGPRQPFPGRWLKHGTIVRSDTVEGLAEQIGVPAANLTATLERFNGFARNGVDEDFGRGESVYDQYYSDPTVTPNPSLHAIDQAPFYAVKMVPGDLGTKGGLVTDERARVLRPDGSVIAGLYAAGNCSAAVMGRTYPGPGGTIGPALTFGRLAALDLAADRTHPGA
- the hsaA gene encoding 3-hydroxy-9,10-secoandrosta-1,3,5(10)-triene-9,17-dione monooxygenase oxygenase subunit, with amino-acid sequence MTAQVLDGVRDLLPTFRSRAEETERLRVIPDANVKELAETGFFKLLQPRRYDGFESDPVDFYTAVKEIAGACGSTGWVSAVVGVHPWQVALFSDEAQQAVWGEDTDTRLSSSYAPTGKAVITDGGFTLSGRWSFSSGSDHCQWVLLGGLVLNPEGQVVDFRTFMVPRRDYTIEDVWNTVGLRGTGSNDVVVEDVFVPEAFTLSMSDTGRCFGPGQEVNPSDLYKLPFHSVFTMTISTPLVGMAYGAYEEHVEMQRKRVRAAYLAEKTANDPYATVRIARASNEIDAAWVLQVHNLRQLQACVDRGERIPLELRLRVRRDQVIASERAIRAIDTMFESSGGRALAEGTYLQRAWRDAHAGRVHAANDPERALSMYGSLAFGHKIDPGMY
- the hsaD gene encoding 4,5:9,10-diseco-3-hydroxy-5,9,17-trioxoandrosta-1(10),2-diene-4-oate hydrolase, yielding MGEPQAVLTRESTRHKAEVRGITLSYHEASPTVEPVEPVETPPLVMLHGGGPGASAWSNFGAALPGFAEDFRTILVDQPGFGWSDKPDVVGNYYRFAAEHVLALLDELGIERCHLLGNSLGGGTAMRLALMAPDRVARLVLMGPGGLSLNLFHADPTEGVQRLMDFSANPSREALRAFVSTMVVDQRLVTDELIEERYADATAPGAREAMTSMGMSFFDPATAEDGMLWREAHRLRHHTLLTWGREDRVNPLDGALAALKLIPRARLHVFPRCGHWAQIEAAEEFREVATGFLAAHRERVSTSSTTGGHS
- the hsaC gene encoding iron-dependent extradiol dioxygenase HsaC; the encoded protein is MSIDIRSLGYVRVDSTDLDQWRHFGGKVLGLAEGRGPDPENLYFRMDELSARIVVAPGAQDRLAAMGWEVADHHALSAAVDHLKHHGVEVESATPEELAERRVEGMVRFADPFENVFELYHGATYEMRPVVTPYAQTFVTGEQGMGHIVVPVGDDVEALRFYTDVLGFRLRDSMRMPGEFVGKEPGSTVWLRFLGCNPRHHSLAFLPMPNPSKCVHIMVEVERLDDVGRALERVRKHQAPLSATLGRHMNDQMVSFYVKSPGGFDVEYGCEGLQVDDDRWVARESTAVSYWGHHFGGS
- a CDS encoding flavin reductase family protein encodes the protein MAEDLEPPEGMNPLARQTWPSPELIDQFIPAFDFHFRLGEDTPLPDDPEALAQARHFRDVLGLFATGVTVVTSMSDGEPVGMTCQSFTSVSLSPPLVLFCPSRTSRAWPLMHRAGHFCVNILSDGQHELSNAMATKGSEKFDGVGWSLSKTGAPLLDGVAGYVDCTVQAVHEAGDHYVVIGRVQDLGHGEAPLEPQPLLFHRGRYTAPRDA
- a CDS encoding YciI family protein, with product MPHYLIHFNQQWVGDHDEAWFQTRVEPSTAVVREMQERGVLVYAGGLVEELEEAASADATSGELVVTDGPFTETKEWLGGLTIVDVPDDASARAWAGRVAEGCGWPQEVRRFKDGSLQAVTREG